The following is a genomic window from Fusarium oxysporum Fo47 chromosome IV, complete sequence.
GTTAACGTCTCCTTTTTGGTCTTGCCTTTGCTTTAGTAGTCTTAGCCTTTTGGCCCTTCTTGGCACCTCGTGTGGACTTTGATACTTGTGTTTCGCTCTCTTCAGcactctcttcttcctcactAGAAGAGCTCtcgctttcttcttcttcgctctccccttcctcctcctcttcttcttcctcttctgtgGTCTCGGCcttttcttgcttctcagccttggccGGGGTCGCTTTCTTCTTTTGTCGCGAAGCGCCTCGTTTGGACTTGGGCGCTGGTGATGGGGCATCTGTACCCTCCTCCGTATCTTCTACCGATGTGCCTCTTGTTTTCGTATCACCtcgcttgcgcttcttggcGGGTGAAGGTGCCGGAGAAAGTTCGAGCTGGggtggtgatgttggagCTTCGCTGGGGTCGGCTGCGGCTCGGgccatcatggcatcaaAGAATTGCGCTCTTGGCAAAGAGAACTCGTTGTATTCgctctcgtcatcgtcgaAGTTCTCTCTTTCATCAATGACCTCAAGATTGTAGTATGTTCGGAGCTTTTGCCAAATATACGGAATGCGTGTGTGTTGGTAAAAATCAGGGTCGAAACCATGGTTCCGCAAGTGCTCCGAAATTGCTATCATTCGGAAGTGCTTGTGCATGCCTACACAGTCTTGGTTAGTAACAGCTCGACATGAAGGAAGTGACCCAACTGACCAGCTGGTTTCCAGCGAATGACACCCTTGAATAATGAAGCCACTTGATCATCCGTCCAAAGATCATTGTAGTTATTGTCTGGCTGTTGCTCCTTTGTCTCGCTAGAACCTTCATTATCACCAGTCTGGGGAGTGTCAACGTCCATTGCATCGTCATCTCGCGCAGGAGTTGGTGTCGCAACAGTTTGGGTGCTAGCCCGAGCGCGCTTCCTCGGCGCCATTGTGATTGTGATGAGGAGACCAAGATCGATCGATTTATGGTAATATTCGTGAGATATGCTGTGTAAGTGACAATTGTGTATCGGAGTTGTTGCTTGGTGGTATGGATAATCTGGACGCCTCGAACAAAATTGAAGGTTTCAAAACCCGAACCCGTCGTCTAATGCAATGGGCTGCCTGAGAAGGAGGTTCTGATGAAATCATAAGCTAACCTGGCTTGCGGAAAGCGCGCCCCAAGCTTGAGGTGCTCCATTTTTTAGTGCACAGGGCCCTGAAACGCGCCTAACATCCGCTGAAGCGCGTCTACGGAGGGGTAGTGATATTGACATCGCGTTAATTGCCCTTCAGACGTACCTTGGATaacaagctcaagttcaGGCTCGGCATTGCAACCCACAACGCGCCGCTGAGCACTATGTTATTGAATCGCATGAATTTTATGAGAAAGGACCATGGCTGAATCCAAGGAAGACCTGGGGGCTGTATTCACTATACCTGACTTTTGGGAACCGTCGAAATTCCTGCATCAATTAGATGGTGACCCACAAGCTCAGAAtcccttcttttctcctAGGCTTAGAGGTAACTTTGGACCTTGAAATTGAACCGTACCTCTACTAACTTGTGTTCttagaagatataaaatCGGAGCTTGTCCAGCTTGGCCAAGTGTCAGTAGAGCAAAGTGGCTTCTTCAAGTTACCGTCccagcttgagcttcaaggcaagccagagccagaaccAGGAGTAACTGCGTCTACCAACAACATCCAAGCCTCCACGGAAAGTCTAGCTGATCCGGAAATTGATGATGACATCTGGGCGCACACCGATGAGCCAGAAGAGAAGACACCAGAACATAGGACTTGGGACAGCTTCATCTCAGGTACGCCGGCTGGCCAACAACAGCCCTTGGTGACGGAAGCTGGAGCCACCGTCTACGATGCCTTACTAGGTTGGTCCGTCGACCCTCTTGAACTGAAAAGTTCCGAGGTCCCTGTTGTCGATATCAAAGCCTACTTTTCTTCATTGCTTGCTCTGGCTCTTGGTCAAGAATCGATCTTCTACTCCAAGCAGGAGAAAGGTCGCACTTTTGCACCAGCGATTCCCAGCATGCGGGTCACAGGGTATTCCAAAGATGTACTCCAGGGTCTAGAAAAACAATGTCACCGCTGCGGATCAATGTTGTTCGAATTGCGGTCCTTTGTCAATTCTACTTATGCAAAGCGCACGTCCAAATGCGGCGTTGCTTTGGCTGGTGTGCTTGATCAAATCCTTAAGGACGTTCAGCGACATGTCGCGCTCCATAGGCAGACGCCACGATCGCTTTTGGAGCTCCAATCAACAGTCAAAGGAATGCTTGCGATTCTGATACCATTTCAAAGACTTGCTTCCAAATTCCGCAAAGGTTACGAAGACCAACATGTTCTCTCCCAGGTATTCCATGAAGCATACTCAGTCGACTACGGCGAAGAACAGCTTCGAGGCATCATGCGTGAAGTTTTACAGAGAGTCTCTTCGCCTTGGATCGAGTTCTTGGAAGAATGGATCGGTACCAGGCAAGAGAAAGGGATTCCCTTGACCAAAGCCAATGTTGGAGCGAGCAAAGGCTTCGTCAAAGTCGACACAGAAAAATATACGGATGATTTCGGGCAGGAAGTTGAGGACATTGACTTTCTCTTGGACGAGACCAAAATGCCCCATTTCATGCCCTACGATATTGCCAAGTCTATTTTTGAGACAGGCAAGAATCTGCGGTTCATTAGGGAATGCCATCCCGAGCACCCCTTGGCTTCATCAGGTATCGTCAGTGCGACTGATCCCCCAAAGGTTAGCTGGCTTTACGACTGGAACGCCATCGAGAACCTTGAGAAACGTGTAGCCAAGTATCACGAAGATCTCTTAGGGGCAATCCGCGACTGTTCATTCCAAGACAGAGTCAACTCGGAAAGCAATGAACTCACGATTGGTTCTGAGATCGCAAACCCGTTCTTTCGTGAAGACCCCACGTCAGAAACAGGGCTCTTGAATACTCTTACGGCGCGTATGGATGAGCCCTTGCCTGATGATGTGAGCAAAGAGGATACATTGAGCCAAATCTTGCGTGAACGTCTTACACAGTCTGCTACCCGCAAGTCTCAATCTCCTACCAATGGCTTCGACTTCACGCCTCATCCATCACTTCTTCCCGTGCTTTCGTTTGGGAGTATTGCTTCCGCGCAATCTGAGGTTGTTAATCAGGAAAGTCTGAGGCTGCTGTTTAATAACCATGATTTACGTGGTCACCTGAAGATGCACCGTGATTTCCACCTCTTTGGTAACGGCATGTTCGTAAGCCGCTTGTCCCATGCCCTATTCGACCCAGATCTAGAAACAGCCGAAAGACAGGCTGGAGTTGCACGACAAGGAGGTGTCATGGGTCTTCGTCTCGGAGGTCGAGATACTTGGCCACCAGCGAGCTCGGAATTACGTCTAGCTCTTATGGGCGTTCTAGCCGAGAGCTTCGATTCAGACAACGAGTTCGCTAAGGAAAAGCTGGCCAGTATATCGAGGGATGCATCTGAGCTCCCAGGAGACATGAGTTTTGCTGTTCGAGATTTGTCGCAGGAAGAGATCGACAAGTGCATGAACCCAGACTCCTTGGAAGCTCTTGACTTTTTACGATTGTCCTACAAGCCCCCTGCGGCATTAtccagcatcatcacccCTGTGATTTTGACGCAGTACGATCGAGTCTTTAAGCTGTTGCTAAGAATCATGAGGATGGTTTATGTCGTCAACCAATTGTTCCTAGATGTTAATGCTAGAACCAGTCGCTGGAACGACCCCGAGGACATTTCCTACCGATTCACTCGAGAGGCCCACCATTTCGTCTCCGGCATCACCTCGTTCTTCATGGATGCTGGGGTCGCCATTCCTTGGGAAGCATTTGAGGCTAAACTAGACAAAATCGAAGCCGACTTGAAGAACCCCTCGACAGCCAAGAGTACAGCAGATAAGGTTGAGAGTCCTGATAGACTACGAGAGTTTCACTCCCGAGTGCTTGATCGAGTCAtgctttctctttttctccGGAAACGACAGCAGCCAGTGCTGAATTTGCTCGAAGAAATCTTTGGTGCAGTTCTGGAATATGCCAAGTTTTCACGAATCAAGGCTCTTGGAAAGAACCAGACTACCGACCCAAGAGAATTGGAAGAATTACAGCGTTTGTATAgcaacttcaagaagaaAGTGCAAATCTTCATGACTGTCTGTCGAGCCTTGACCGAAAAGAGTCGATCAACAAGTAATAAGGTCTCTGACGATTTGGGTTTGAAACAGGAGGGTATTGGTGAGGACCATATGGTCGCTCAACTACTGTTAAAGCTCGATATGGGACACTACTACACGAAACACTAGGACACcatatataatattaagtattaacCATGAAGGATATGAAGGCATAAATGAAATTCTGTCAAGCCTGGAAGTAATATCTGTGTCTGCCTATTCATTCTATTGATAATCCGATACCCCGCCATCGACGTCGGTTGCACCCTTGCTGCGGCGGGCCATCTTTAGTGGTAGGTGCCCCTCCCAATGACCCCACGCGTTAGTTCCTAACATTAATTACTGGGCTGTTTGTTTATATTGAACCTCCAACACTGGACCATAGCAACCTACCCATTACGAAAATGTCGCGACAAAGCGTAGCAGCGCGCAACCTGTCTCTAACTGAAGAGCTTGAAAGACTAGAGCAATCGATCACTCTGACTCTTCAAGGTATACATGAATCTTGAATTCTCGCGACGCAGAGCTGACCGGTGGCTAGAAATCGATCACAACTTTAGCAAGTCGCATCGCATAGTAACAACAAGCATTCTACCACTAGTAGAACAGTATGGAGAACACTCTCGCGCTGTTTGGGAAGCTTCAAAGGTACATGAAGTCACTGGGGTTGGAAGGAAGTGATGCTCACGACATGTAGTTCTGGAAGCAATTTTTCGAGGCATCGGCCAACGTATCTCTCTCCGGTTATGAAGAGCTCGCCAACGACGACGAAAGCGAAAACGTGGAAGAAAGCACCGCTATGAGGGAAGATATAACAGAAGAATACACATCTCAGCATCACGAAGATGTCACTGCCACAACTGGCATCGAGCAATCTACCTTCCAAGCCGATGACTCCCtccttgatgatgctgagctCACGGGAAGCACGCCCCGGCCTGGAAAGACGAAGACACGATTTTCTGATATGGAATCTCCCTACGAAGCCATGAAACGCGAGAtggaaggagaagaaaacaaCACCACAGTCCTAGACGATAACGAGGACTCGACTGTCTTGTTCGCCCAACACACCGCTAGACTCCCCGATATGTCAATGACTCCGCAGGCCCAGCGCGACCACACAATGACCGGCGAGCAGTCTGTTCAGCCTCATAAGGATCCTTTGCTTCACCGTGTACTCGACAAGAACTATCGCATTCAGGCAACTCCACACAAGCCTGCCCTTCGCATCTCTCCACTCAAGAGCGCCCAACCTAAGAGCGCACAACGCAAGATGGATGCCCCCGCATGGAACGACTCACCAGGATCCTCGCCCGAGATGGCAGTGCCGACTCTACGCAGCGAAGTTTTTATGTCGCCCTACAAAAGTAACGCTCGACAACGTCTTGCGGCGGCAACGCAGGGTCCTCGAACACCTGGTGTTAGTGTTCAGACGCCAGCGACAGCACGAAAGACGCGGGACGTCTTCGCTGATGACACTGTCACAGCCACTGGAAAGGAGAAGTATGAGATCGACTGGGATAgtgatgaaggagatgaggatATCGATTTATATGCAGGCATGAGCCCGCCCAAGACGATACAGTTCGCGCTGCCTCCTTCGAAGCTCTTGCAAACACCTGGTAAGTTCTATACCGCTCTCATATGTACTGCTATATACTAACGCTGTCTGACAGCACGTGAAGCCAGCCAAAGAATTGTTGGTGACATTCTACTGGATGCTGGGGCCGATCCGAATTCGTCCGAATACAGCCCCTCTatggtgaagatgaacgAAGATATTTTGAACGATAGTTTCTAAATCCACAATTCTCAAATCAAAAGAATAAACAGTCGTTTATTACTCGATTCTAAAGACTCATCGAGTATAAAAACTAGTCCTGCATTTAAACAAAAGATACCCTTCGCCCCTTTACATTTATGTGCCTGTGCCCTCCACCATATTTTCAGTCCGCTTTCTAAATCAGCACCATGTCCCAGACCTCGAGAATCCGTCGACTACATACTGAATCGAATCTGTGACCTGAGGGCCTGTtcctggagcttcttggcatcGATTTCCGTTCCATTCTTTTCCTTTTGGGCCTTTTTGAAAAGGGGCGCTGACGAGGAAAAGGTAGCAATAGAGGCAGTTTCGGGATCGGCGACCTTGGAACTGTTATACTTGGTAGAATCTACCTGGGCTACATTTACTTGTTAGTTAAGTTCAGCTTGCTGCAAACATGATGCTCACAGTCTGAGGTTGTGGGAACATTGTTGCCTGAGTTGTTGGACATATTGAAGGATGTGAAGGAGGTTTGAAGCGATTGGGTGAGTGGATATAGACAAGGTTTGGATTAAAGTATTAAGCTTAATAGTTTGTATTCTTGTTCTTAGTATGGAACTGTCGATTGCTTCTGCCTGAGAATGAAGTCCATAAGGCGTCGCATCTTGATTGTTATATACGCAATCCTGCCAATGTAACTTGCAAGACACTCTTGTTACGATGACTACGAACGAAGGAAAACCACTAGGATTCTTGCGTAGTCTACGACGCGCGTGAGTCATGACGGAAGCCATCGACCAGGCGTTAGGGCTGACGAAGGACTGCATGCACGCCAGTAGAAAAGTCTACGTATACCATGGGTGCGTACAAGGCTGACGAAGAATCCGGGAATACGTACGTACTGTGTAAGCGCATACGCAGAACACCATCTTATTCCCTGATATGTGTGAGATATGTGTGAGATATGTGAGTGATGGATGCGGCTTTAGGAATAAAGAGGAGCAACATGCAGCTGGTATTGGTCACTTTGGACTGATGGTCATACAGAGGACCAGCTTCCATTACGCCAGTGCCGGGGATTACTCACTCGACGACTTGGCGTTTCCACTAGCCCTTCAGCCAAATTCGAAGATGAGCTAGAGACCTCGAATTGGCTAATACGGAATCCCGCGAGGATCTATCTACCTAAAAACATAGTGTCTTGGATCAGACAAAACGGTGAGAATGACACTCTCCATGCCTCAAGTGGGTTACATCTCAAGACGATTTCTTTCAATAACACTGTTGGATTCCATGGTATTTATTTGTTACCCACCATCTGACGACTGTTTAGTACAACATGAATGTCACCTGCATAGGTTGGTCCCTTTTGGATAGAAATTACACTTGATGGGTCGTAATTCAGCCGCGTCTTACTCTGTTCACCTATCAGCTTAGGGACTCACCACTTAGAAATCGTAGAATTTGTTCAAAATGAGTCCCACGACAGCGGTAGTATCGAAGCATGCGTCACCGGACAATAGACACGCGTTGGTTCTGCACGTTGACAAGGCCAGTGAATCTATGCTTAAACGGGCAGCTCACAAAATAACGTTAAATTTTAGAGTGGATAGGGTCCAGATAGTATAAGCCACATGTGGCTATGCTGAGAGCAGTGGCAGTGCCTGGTCCCCGCAACGTTCTTGGCGAAACGCGATTCTTATCGATAACAATTCTATTAGCGTCTAAAAAAAATTTGGAAGCAAAGTGAAAGGTGGAAGACCGTGCCAGTTAGTTGATGGTCTTTGGAAGGTGAAGACGTCGCACGCAAAAATGGAAGATCAAGTGCACAAGCCGCATCGCAAGtccaaggacaagaaggacaagaagcagCATACAGGCGGTAAGTTATTCTTATACACACTTCCAATTAGCGATTGGCGCATACTAACGAATGTCAGAGCGCAACCCAAAGGCGTTTTCCTTCGCCAACCCTGGCAAGCTCCAGAGACAGGCAGCGAGATCGCAAGATGTAGGACTCTTCTCTATTCCCTTGAATAAGAAGCCCCAATGCTAAAAGTTATCAATAGATCAAGGAAAAGCGTCTCCATGTCCCGCTTGTGGATCGATTGCCCGATGAGGCCCCTCCTCGACTCGTTACAATTGTTGGCCCTCCCGGTGTAGGAAAGACGACGTTGATGAAATCGCTCATTCGACGATATGCCAAAGAAACGATATCGGACCCTCAGGGCCCTGTGACGGTCGTCACATCGAAGAAGCAACGCCTGACCTTTGTCGAGTGCCCAAACGAACTGGAGGCCATGGTCGACATCGCAAAGGTTGCCGATATTGTCCTCTTGATGATTGATGGAAACTACGGCTTTGAGATGGAAACTATGGAGTTTCTCAACATTCTTGCCGCTACAGGTATGCCAGGAAACGTCTTTGGT
Proteins encoded in this region:
- a CDS encoding chromatin modification-related protein EAF7-domain-containing protein, coding for MAPRKRARASTQTVATPTPARDDDAMDVDTPQTGDNEGSSETKEQQPDNNYNDLWTDDQVASLFKGVIRWKPAGMHKHFRMIAISEHLRNHGFDPDFYQHTRIPYIWQKLRTYYNLEVIDERENFDDDESEYNEFSLPRAQFFDAMMARAAADPSEAPTSPPQLELSPAPSPAKKRKRGDTKTRGTSVEDTEEGTDAPSPAPKSKRGASRQKKKATPAKAEKQEKAETTEEEEEEEEEGESEEEESESSSSEEEESAEESETQVSKSTRGAKKGQKAKTTKAKARPKRRR
- a CDS encoding Spc98 family-domain-containing protein; amino-acid sequence: MAESKEDLGAVFTIPDFWEPSKFLHQLDGDPQAQNPFFSPRLREDIKSELVQLGQVSVEQSGFFKLPSQLELQGKPEPEPGVTASTNNIQASTESLADPEIDDDIWAHTDEPEEKTPEHRTWDSFISGTPAGQQQPLVTEAGATVYDALLGWSVDPLELKSSEVPVVDIKAYFSSLLALALGQESIFYSKQEKGRTFAPAIPSMRVTGYSKDVLQGLEKQCHRCGSMLFELRSFVNSTYAKRTSKCGVALAGVLDQILKDVQRHVALHRQTPRSLLELQSTVKGMLAILIPFQRLASKFRKGYEDQHVLSQVFHEAYSVDYGEEQLRGIMREVLQRVSSPWIEFLEEWIGTRQEKGIPLTKANVGASKGFVKVDTEKYTDDFGQEVEDIDFLLDETKMPHFMPYDIAKSIFETGKNLRFIRECHPEHPLASSGIVSATDPPKVSWLYDWNAIENLEKRVAKYHEDLLGAIRDCSFQDRVNSESNELTIGSEIANPFFREDPTSETGLLNTLTARMDEPLPDDVSKEDTLSQILRERLTQSATRKSQSPTNGFDFTPHPSLLPVLSFGSIASAQSEVVNQESLRLLFNNHDLRGHLKMHRDFHLFGNGMFVSRLSHALFDPDLETAERQAGVARQGGVMGLRLGGRDTWPPASSELRLALMGVLAESFDSDNEFAKEKLASISRDASELPGDMSFAVRDLSQEEIDKCMNPDSLEALDFLRLSYKPPAALSSIITPVILTQYDRVFKLLLRIMRMVYVVNQLFLDVNARTSRWNDPEDISYRFTREAHHFVSGITSFFMDAGVAIPWEAFEAKLDKIEADLKNPSTAKSTADKVESPDRLREFHSRVLDRVMLSLFLRKRQQPVLNLLEEIFGAVLEYAKFSRIKALGKNQTTDPRELEELQRLYSNFKKKVQIFMTVCRALTEKSRSTSNKVSDDLGLKQEGIGEDHMVAQLLLKLDMGHYYTKH
- a CDS encoding DASH complex subunit Ask1-domain-containing protein translates to MSRQSVAARNLSLTEELERLEQSITLTLQEIDHNFSKSHRIVTTSILPLVEQYGEHSRAVWEASKFWKQFFEASANVSLSGYEELANDDESENVEESTAMREDITEEYTSQHHEDVTATTGIEQSTFQADDSLLDDAELTGSTPRPGKTKTRFSDMESPYEAMKREMEGEENNTTVLDDNEDSTVLFAQHTARLPDMSMTPQAQRDHTMTGEQSVQPHKDPLLHRVLDKNYRIQATPHKPALRISPLKSAQPKSAQRKMDAPAWNDSPGSSPEMAVPTLRSEVFMSPYKSNARQRLAAATQGPRTPGVSVQTPATARKTRDVFADDTVTATGKEKYEIDWDSDEGDEDIDLYAGMSPPKTIQFALPPSKLLQTPAREASQRIVGDILLDAGADPNSSEYSPSMVKMNEDILNDSF